In a single window of the Paenibacillus sp. MMS20-IR301 genome:
- a CDS encoding transposase: MHLSVDTKSELPIALNVTPAHVNDGDEGPTLMKRTVERFKPRFFMLNAGYDQIIY; the protein is encoded by the coding sequence CTGCATCTGTCCGTCGATACGAAGAGTGAACTTCCGATTGCCCTCAACGTTACACCTGCTCATGTGAATGATGGCGATGAGGGACCTACACTCATGAAGCGAACCGTCGAACGATTTAAGCCTCGATTTTTCATGTTGAATGCAGGATATGACCAAATTATTTATTAA
- a CDS encoding toll/interleukin-1 receptor domain-containing protein translates to MIDIKIHEYEKGLVWDENDEFIDQGWGELKEKIKNTHGGIGIIAADFDELLRFWELHQLSQPERRRTHFAKLVENAQSDEDIELLSEILSIILIKPWRTNLQAGWFIYYLRKGKNLELFDVDRACRVLNELWDIHEYATKVLIFTLESFIWEDTLVRELLNESIILRKELRHILNPAKVFISYSRIDKDITSQLRKKLDEHGLKVWMDTEEILPGEKWKQEIRNALEKSEFVIVCFSEKSIMNTEGYFYDELKIIREIMHSSSQSVLFCIPIAIDDFDRKITPNGFEENHILDLYEDMDITISKIRDTIIKFRSTTDVDIESSV, encoded by the coding sequence GTGATTGACATTAAAATTCATGAGTATGAAAAAGGCTTAGTGTGGGATGAAAATGATGAATTTATTGATCAAGGATGGGGAGAATTAAAAGAGAAAATAAAGAACACACACGGCGGAATAGGTATCATAGCAGCTGATTTTGATGAGTTGTTGAGGTTTTGGGAATTACATCAACTTTCACAACCAGAACGTAGACGAACTCATTTTGCAAAATTAGTTGAGAATGCTCAATCAGATGAGGATATTGAATTATTATCCGAAATACTATCAATTATTTTAATTAAACCATGGAGAACAAATTTGCAAGCGGGTTGGTTCATATACTACCTAAGAAAAGGAAAAAACCTTGAGTTATTTGATGTCGATCGTGCCTGTAGAGTTCTTAATGAGTTATGGGATATTCATGAATATGCTACGAAAGTGCTCATATTTACACTGGAGAGTTTCATATGGGAAGATACTTTGGTTAGAGAATTGTTGAATGAGTCGATAATATTGCGTAAAGAACTTAGACATATATTAAATCCTGCGAAAGTATTTATCTCCTATTCAAGAATTGATAAAGATATTACATCTCAATTGCGTAAAAAACTTGATGAACATGGGTTAAAGGTATGGATGGATACAGAGGAGATACTGCCTGGTGAAAAATGGAAACAAGAAATTAGGAATGCTCTTGAAAAATCGGAATTTGTTATTGTTTGTTTCTCCGAAAAATCCATTATGAATACTGAGGGTTATTTTTATGATGAATTAAAAATAATAAGAGAGATAATGCATTCAAGTAGTCAAAGTGTATTATTTTGTATTCCTATTGCAATAGATGACTTTGATAGAAAAATAACACCAAATGGATTTGAAGAGAATCATATTTTAGATTTATATGAGGACATGGATATTACTATAAGTAAGATAAGAGATACGATTATTAAATTCAGAAGTACAACTGATGTAGATATAGAATCCTCAGTCTAA
- a CDS encoding transposase, protein MYILQESLFSFEELQKMESKERLPIFFSAQDLRPYARPLRNPSPRGADGHCRQGILRALLAAPLENIDTFTGLTRRLEFDLHFRYQCGLRLDIPAPSISTLSRVFAELTRKGLAQQLFDDLVAQCQEAEIIDGTHVAIDSAATRKKNPSEKANSPAMPTGELNSIRLATKSSGLGISCICPSIRRVNFRLPSTLHLLM, encoded by the coding sequence ATGTATATTCTCCAAGAAAGTCTGTTTTCCTTTGAGGAGCTTCAAAAAATGGAATCGAAAGAGCGATTGCCTATCTTTTTCAGCGCACAGGACTTACGACCGTATGCGAGACCATTGAGAAATCCTTCACCCCGAGGAGCGGACGGACACTGCCGTCAAGGTATTCTTCGTGCATTACTCGCGGCACCCTTAGAGAACATCGATACGTTCACCGGCCTTACGCGCAGACTGGAGTTTGACCTTCACTTCCGTTACCAGTGTGGACTTCGGCTGGACATCCCCGCCCCTTCGATTTCTACGTTAAGTCGAGTTTTTGCCGAGTTGACTCGCAAAGGCCTTGCTCAGCAGTTGTTTGACGATCTTGTCGCTCAGTGTCAAGAAGCTGAAATCATCGACGGAACTCATGTCGCCATCGACAGCGCAGCCACGAGAAAAAAGAACCCAAGCGAAAAAGCGAACTCACCGGCAATGCCAACTGGGGAGTTAAACTCGATACGTTTGGCAACAAAGTCAAGTGGTTTGGGTATAAGCTGCATCTGTCCGTCGATACGAAGAGTGAACTTCCGATTGCCCTCAACGTTACACCTGCTCATGTGA